The nucleotide sequence ATAACCCAAAATTAAGCACTCTTGTAAGATAATCTCAGTCCCTAAAgtagaattaaaaaaaatcaacattCAAAGAGAACTTTCAAGGAATCAAACAGCTTTCACGAGGTATGAACCCAGTTTTTAACTATGAGGAAAGGCATGAACCAGTCGTCTCACTTATATTAAAAGTTAAAAACTTTATCCTATAAATTTTGAATATGACAATTGATTTAATTGATAAAGATCTAACCTATTGATAGTAGAATTATGTTATCGAATCTTATCCTAAccacttattttttaaaataaaatttttgtaataaaaaataagtGGTATATTTTCTTATCTATCGTCTAATAGTTATTTTCATGATTACATTAATTAGATGAATTACAACTAAATGGATCCTAAATCCTGTCTCACCTTCATCAACGGTGGTCCCTTCACTACTTTTTGTGCCAACTACACGACGTGATATTAGTTTTTCAACGCTAGTGACTTCTATGataaaagatattatatatatatatatatatatatatatatatatatatatatatatatatatatatcaactgtATATTGATATATTAGGTTGGTGATTGCTGAGCCATCTAATCCTAAgcaaattatcttttttattttcacattagtatatatgatatcaaggctcttaCAACAGGTGAGACTTCTTCTTTTATCTTGCGTTCTATCATGACTTGTAGTCTCATAGTCATGATAACCTCTAATAGATATGATACCATTACAAGTATTGATATGATTAATGATTCCAAGGTGGAAGATTAACATTATGTATTTTTTAACCTTAAACTCAATACGGAAAAGCATAGCACACTCTAAAAGACAAGTAAAGCTCAATGTGGGGTGACGTTTTATGTGATTTTTACTCTAATTCTGATTGTTGATGAGGCCTTGCTTTATACTACTACTTTGTATGTTGATTTTGTTTCAGAGGCTTTGATCTGTCTCTTTTCGTCCCTATGTGAACATATCCTTACTAtattatattatctttattttctctttacattaatatcattcttatcttttttattaaaaataataatttagtcAAGTACACCACAATCAAACtactattttatatataaattttttatttgaatcCTTAACCTAAGGATAAATGAATTTGGGTCATCTAACCTATAAGTAGTTCAGGTGTACCACCATTAATCAATATTTTAAGGATAAAATTTATCATATGAGGTTTTAATTTTTGTCTTCTCTATATTATTTGAACAAAAAGAGATATTTGAATGCCCTCTAAATTTTATAGCTAAATATTCCctattttttaattatctttaACTCCCTTTTGATGACTTCaatctattttatcatgaatattagaTCACATCTAACTATAAGTTCCAAGAATTTATAAGGCATAACGACTTGATAGATGTTacaaattattaataaaattttcatattagTGATCCCTTAGAACGAATTCTAGACTTTTCCGGAGAGATGCCCCATCTATTTGTTTTTCCTCACTAGTGTCTCTCTTTTTTCTTAGTCCTAAAACACTTTATATTAGATAGATCCATATGGTGAGCTAGGTCAGTtacattatatatacatatatacatatatacatatatatatatatatatatatatatatatatatatatatatatataggattaaaatatctttataaatatatcaaaaatattataactctctttaaaaataatataaaaattaattttttttatatattttaatttcttaACTAATAAGAGTACATATTTAAGACCGCAACAATGATAATAACAGTTTGTCTCATATTTTGAGTCATTGTTACacaattatttaaaaaaacatATGTGAAAAAAACATCATAACTaacataaaaattaaattttctttGTAGGTTTATATTCCCAAGGTAATAAAAATACCTATtaaacatgataaaatattataagtttttATACTTtgagttatagtgtttttgtattttaaatttttactTGTAGTTACAGTATTTTTGTatacatttataatattttttgatgttTCTGTGAAGatattcaaaatattataattttatttaaaaatatcataattagatCGATTTATTTATGGACCAGTCCTTCCTATCTGGTAAAAGCATAATTCACTTGATGAAcaatttttcttttctataaagAAAATGTATCACTTAATGAGCCCTAACCATAAAAATAAGTTGTAATTCATGGAGTTAGAGCTATAATTACAATACCTAGTTTATTTTTGTTGAATCCACCCCCTCAAGCAAACAAAACCAAAGAAGCTAAGAATAATGTTGTGAGGCAAAATAGCTACAAATGAAAACACCTCCACCCAACATTTCAAAACTCAATCGAATCATAATGTCTTTTTGTCTCTTTCAAGATCACATAACTTGATAAATACTCGACGGCAGCTCTTTCTTGTGCACTGTGATCAAAACAAGGACAAGATAAAACCATGTAAACATTAGAAGGAAAGAGTGTGTGGTATATATGGTTACCACTGATGATGGTTGAGTGATGCTGCAAAGaccatcttctcctcctcctcctcctccttcacttCCTCTCAACATATTGCTACTTGTCATCCTGGAGAAAGAATCCATTGCAGATCTCCTTCCTGCATGGCTTTAGCTATCTCTGATCGCCATAGTTTCTCATGATCCCCTTCGATCGGTCGTCTTCTGCATTCTCCTGTCCTAGTTCATCAACCCAACTTGAAACATTGGTTCCACCGCTCACCTTCAAGCCTTCTGTCGCCATGAGGCTCCCGAGACCTCCCATGGCGTAGCCCGAAGGCCCTTGCGCCCTAGCTACTGAGGAGGCAAAGGAGAGGGAACCGTACTCGGGTGTGGTTTGTGATTGGAGAAGCTGCTGGGAGATGAAATCATCAAAGACCGGCAATTCGCGCCTGCTGGTGGAACTCGGAGTAGCACTACTCGAAGAACTTGTCGCACTAGTGTTGATGGGTACGTTTATGTTGGCAAGAGTGCTCCTAGCGATCGAGGCGATAGCGTGATCGAAGAGCAAAGTGGAGGCGGAGGAAGAAGACATGGGAGGGATGGAAGAAGAAGGAAACTTTTGGGCAGAGGGCCTAAGGAGGTAAGATGGGACGGCGGCCCCCAAGTTGAGGAGGTCGAGCCGAGGGCGGGGGAAGGGAGAGGCAGCAAAGGGCGGCGTCGGAAAGCCGGTGAACTGCTGCACCATGGCTCGGAAATTGGAGGTGTCAGTGGTGAGGACGGTGGTCGGAGCTCGCCGCGACGCCCTCGACCGCTTCTTGGACCCTCGTGGGGCGGCGGCAGAACGATCAGCTTGCAATACCGGTGGTGGCTGTAGCGACGACGGACTCGCTGATGCTGACGACCGTATGCCGTCGGTGGTGGTGCAAGTGGAGTACGATGACATAGAAGACGGTGGGATTCCTGCAGGCCACGTCGAGTCGAACTCCGGAGGCGGGAGGGGGAAGGAGGCGAGGTAAGGTGATAAAGGATcgaagatggaggaggaagaagggtgGTCGTGTTGGAGAGTGGTAGCGGTTGCTGCCGGCTGCAGCCGTGGATGCAACGGTGGGAGGTTCAAGAAGGAGGAGATGGACTCACCTCGAGAGTCGCACTCGTCGTTGTCACCGCTGCTCGAGGACTGCATGCTGCCACTGTTGGTCGAATCCATGTTCGATGTATGCGACTAAAGATgtagaagagaaagagagagagagagagagagagagagatgatgtctTGGGTGGTAAAGAAGAGGTTGAAGAGTCGTCTGTTGAgggaggtggagagagagagagggaaagagtTGTTTGTTCCACTTTTTCTATCTTTCCATGGATCTCTGATGGGTAGGAAAAAAGCTTAATCATTTTGTCTTGGGTGGGTAAGAGGGAATGGAGGAAAGAAGTAGAAAGGAAAAAAAGGGATGAAAgggtagagagggagagagaacttCCATCCCAAAGAGAGGACAAATTGAGCTCACAGTTCCACTACAAAGATCCTCCACAGATTTCAGAGGAGGTGGGCCAACCAAAGTCTTAACTTGCTATAAGATTATATAGAAATGATGAGGTAAATTAACGAGGGTTTTGATGATAATATATGGTTGATTGATCCAAAATGAGATTGAGAGCAACAAGTGAAGTGATAATACATGTGAATTGGCGATTCCAAATCCCCAATCATTGATATCTGTGGGTACTGAGCGATAGTTAATTACCCATAGATAACATTACatattactttattttatttgctttctctctttattattattattattattattattattattattattattattattattattattattattattattattattattattattattattattattattattataagaatgATGCTTCTATTTGAATTCAGCATGTCACTTTTCTCGCTGAGAACACAAAATTGGAGTTTTGTACCTTATGTGGACAGACAAGAAAAAGAGCATCAAGCATGACATGATTTAAGAAAGGTTTTTGTTTCCGTTGTTTGACTTTTTCTATCTCATCTCAACATTAAATGTCTCTTCTATGCGACATTTACTTTTCAAAAGCATCGAGCGACCATTAACACTTGTCTCCAATCCAACCATGTTTTTGCTTTTTTGCCACTAATTCGTTGTTAACTCATCCGTCACATGATTTCTTTCTTCTGTTCTGCTTGGAATGCACATGAAATGCAATTTGGTAGAATTTCCTATTCTATGCTATTTCATTTCTCATCCTCAAATCCATATTTTCTGTTAAATATAACCCTATTAAATATACTATATATTTTTCTAATCAATATCCATCGTGAGTTCAAATATtagattatataaatataatttatagtattaaaaatatttatttataaactaatattattttttttttcttgaagaagACTGAGGTTTAATTAGTTTCTTTAAGAACGAAGAGATTTCAACGATTTGCAAACTTAATATTAGTGATGACAGATCAGTGAGGTGGGTTTGGGTTGGTGGAACTATTTTGGATCAGCTCCACAACTTGACATGATCACGTTTCCACCACCATATCCCAACCCTTCTTCCCAACTCGTCTCAGTATTTGTTGAACCATCAACAAGTTTGTTGCACCCATCAAGCAGAATTGCATTGGAATCATCATCAACATTGTTATTactatcgtcatcatcatcatcatcatcatcatcatcatcttcgatCACTTTTTAGATTGATGATTATAGGTTGGTGTGGCACAAAGATTGATGTACAAATGTCACTTCTTAGGTCGGGTCGGACGTTTTCATGCTGTTCGGCCTTGCTTCAGACACGATCGTTTGCATTGGGGGGCCACTAAATTGACCTAAATCAAACTTTGCTTGTTGCAAGTCAAGGTTCCCCACATACTTTTCTCTCTCTCAATCGCCTCGACTTGATGCAGGGCTGAGATGAACGAAGGAGGTGAGTCGGACATCTTTAGAGTTCGATCACACGATGGGACGAGAAATGAGAGGCAGAGGATGGAGCTATATCCGATCACGATTCAAACTGAAACCAGTTTGAAATCGAACTGGAAACGAGTTCTATCGTTTTCGTTCTTACAATTTGAATTTCCCTCTAAATAACCAATATGACGCttctaataatttaataaataattaactaaaaaatattttaagaaaaaaaaagatagacaGTTAAATCAGAATCCGGTTCAATTTCAATTTCAAAAttgatataataaatttatagattttaaaaataaaatcagaGCCGTTGATTCTAAATCCATATCAGGACCAAATATATCTGATCTTATCTGTGGACGAGAGCTAAATCGATCTCTCTGATCACGAAGTTAGCTCGGGCCAGAGACACCGAAACCGGAGAGGAATTGGGGAGAGAGAGTCAAACACCTGCCAACACCGTCGTACAATCCTCCACGAGCCTGTAGAAAAAATATTCTCCGAAAATTcctaattcgaaaaatattttgtaCGGCTTTTTGTCGTCATACGCCAGTTTGGATCCAGTGGTCAAGTTTCTTGCGTCGACGGTGAATGGACAATCTTGCCCCTATCACCACCTCTACTGTTCTACCGTCTGCGGCTACGGGCTATCTACCAAGTGTCGGAGTGACAGTTAGACCAGCAAATGACAGAGTCTTGCGCGTGCGGGATAGTTCGTAGACCGTTCGTCCGTGGCCATTCTTCATGTGACGGAGCGTCAAGACAGCTTACACCTGCTGCCAGACACCTGGAAGTCGTCACTTTCGCCGCCACTTAGCCCACGACTCGAGACAGAAACATTGCTGGTGAAGCATAGAAAGCAATGGTGGGTGGGAGGACACCCACTCGACATCCACACCACGAAGCCACGTGCCAAAGAGGTGCGTGATAACCGTGGAAAAGTCTGCACGAGTAGGCAGTAGCTGTCTTGGGACTGCGTGATCTTTGACCCGCAACACCGAGTCCGCAGACCAAACCAATCGGATTGGCCATCGAAGCAGCAAACGGTTGTCTGAGATCAATCTCCAGATGCCTTCGACTTGTCTAAGTTCGTGGCTTCCACGGTGTCTTTCTCGGACCAGTTTTGTGTTGTGTTGTGGCACTGCCGTTTTATTTTCTAACGTTACTTTCGATCGGTTTATGAATAGGGATACAAGTTTGGTTGCATGAGGAAGAACTTGACTTTGGGTTAGAAAAATATGTCCAATATTTGACCTTTTGAACTATCATAGTTTCAAAACGATTCCCGTTCTACCAAGGAACTGAACTAAATTGGATTCCAGGTGATTTCGATTTTAGAATAAGAATCGATGATTCTGATTTTGATTAAGAAATTAATGATTCTGATTCCATTTCTGAACCAAAATCAGGTTCCAATTAGTTGTTTATTAAGTCTTGGAAGAGTAGACATTTGaccatttatatttttatttttctaaagggTTCCGATTCTAATTTCAAACCTCAAGAATGAGGAACGGTGACCCATTTCAGTTTTGATTTGAATGATCAAATCTAACCCAAGAGATAAAATATCGATTATCACTTATCTCGTATCTCACTTTAATTCGTGGATAGAAAACAATTGACCGgtgcaaaagataatatcaaggtgtgtgtaatttttttttttacagacaTATATGTACCTTAAGTGCTCATTTAttacataataaaatataatattagtttTATGATCGATGGTCTAATGAGAAAATATTATTTGACAGGTTAACTTGGCATATGTAAGTATTGAGGGAAAATGTCATTGACATCTTGGACAGTTGGACATGGTCAACTCCCGTATGCGTTGGAATGTTCGAGGTCTCCTTGAGGTAAAAATATTATGCTCCCGAGATGGATTCAAGATGGCATCTAGGTGGCTCTGAGACACCACCTGCACCATGATCGAGGATAGGAGAGGTTTTTTGACCCAATCCCTCTAACGCTCAAGTTAGTACTATGAAGTTCCCAAATGTATATTAGAGTAGTTTTCCTTAAAGAGTTATCTTTCTCCTtgtttagaatatttttttattctttcgaaggaggagaagaaagtttgtgattgtcttcttttgttataaaaggaggattggtcgatgtactgAAGATTATATTTCATAATAGAAGTTCAAGCATCATGCCGaaaggatcggatattgtgccaaaaGCTCGGATATTATGGGAAAGTCACATAATGATATATCAAGCGATATGTTGAAGGAAAGGATGATGTATCGAAAGTTCGGAGGAAGTGCCGGAAGATCGATGATATGTTGGAATGGCATACAATGTACTAAAAGCTTCGTAATTGTAATTATGTCGGATATGTGGTTTATGTGGTTAGATTATaaagtcttgatcgaagtatttctgggtcaaattgagttggtattaagTCGAGACCATGCCAACTTATCAAGAAAGCCAATGAGCTTAAACTCGAGCTCAATTGGGCCCATTAAAAGACCAAACTAATGACCTAATGCAGgcatgggtggtggtactgccatgtcacagacttagttggttttgcctaagtcgtgtggcacccttgcatgtcagtCCGCAAAGGTCGGCCTATCCGaaatctcctatggtcccttagaacctacaaaagagaaaacatattagagaaagcacctcacttgGGATCTATAAGTAATTATTTTAGTAAATGcttcatagccaatgtaaattacaaatagaatttacaagctctgaacgaccgcacaacaaagggtccaaaataatCCACTACAAatcgaaatccccacaagtgcccacatgatacaacatttgtttgcaagcttaggacggctaccaaaacaaaagaaaatgagGCTGTTAAGCCTACTACCAGCCCTTtatatgctatgcaaagcataaacaaaatcaaaagacacggatatacataagtacatcgaacaccccatttacaattttgtctgtgacattctcccccacttatttcttcgacgtcctcgtcgaagcccttACTGATGTtgtaactccttgcctttgctgagtctttaatcttctggtccaactgcaatgcgcctcttggctcccaattacTCTCCATTGTTGTTGTTGGGCAGTCGAActtttaatccgccatgctgcttcaactcgccaatgactctgattttagtgtgaggttggctgagttgtgttgatcattattGGCTCCTACAGATcttttagatgaaggaaaagaccatccttaataTGCGTTagtctcttaaatgcctcatgccgcttgaattgggtggatgcctgttggagctttaacgagcatcgcctcctaaacttttgaagtttttggttcattccttcataaaatttgcccattgactcttctttcacctacttgtcactttcaagtaggttctcatcactttcgctttcgattggcattccagTGGGCAATGAAAcaaacaatctactcttagtagcactgatcaccattggtaatgatttgataactactgtcttccagtagatttcttcgaagggtctttgaacttatgtagagctcctttgttggatagataagagaattgaggtactcttCTTTCACCTACTTGTCACtttcaagtaggttcgcatcactttcgctttcgattggcattccatTGGGCAATGAAacagacaatctactcttaatagcactgatcaccattggtgatgatttataactattgtcttctaatagatttcttcgaagggtctttgaacctatgtagagcttctctgttggatagataagagaattgaggtactcggtttcgcccattcttttaagagttgagaaggcaaaggttacttaacttcgcccgcctcctcgagggttgtactccatgcattgagctgATTATtagccttcacctgctctttgcttaTACTTCTGAAGCTCTTAAAGTGTTTACACtctttgcattgagttagttactatgattcaccttctcaatgccatcgaacttatggaatgcaagaagttttcaccccatctTGGAGTGAGTCTCTAATAGCTTTAGTCGCCTCTAAGATTGTACTATCTTCTCTATTATCTTTGCCGCCTACTCTTCTAAGTCGGAATGGTACAATATtgcatactgcctacttcgttccttggtcgagcactcttgcatcAACCCGAGGTCctttactttcggctatcttgataagaagctcgttgacaccggtcttacgaagtttcctggcctctgccctttagtcTTGTCTCGAtatttggagtttgcctctgcattctctatCTCCTCGGCCCATTTCATGACTAAGCGCtttccctctatgagagcaagggattgatgatttcacggaagtcccgtctctatggtaccatggtgcTACCATACTCACAGCCCTATTATCTATCGCCTCGCATCTTCATCCCTTTCTTCGTGATCGGTAGATCTGCCTTTGCGGCATTATGACACTCCTTCGAGTCCAtatccattctaaccgatgcttggttttgggtagctaagcccTTTTGGACTCATCGTCGTTTCCTCACCTCTTTCAACCCACTGCtttaacacctttgtgttctccaaggttTCCCTTGGTCGATtgaaagatagactacaactcccatgcatggcctttgccatcatgttgtagggtttgcaccgattctgttttccttaacttccttggtagtaatgtttgttatctctcttgggttttaaaccaaatcgagagtaaccttgctatgataccaactgttaggattgagtcagtactaagagggggggtaaattagtgtgtACGTAAAAATCACGTCGAGTCAAAAagtcctagtagtaccaccgcttgtgctgggcgatactaccacatgcagcactaacactagacgACACCATCgcttagtctggtggtaccaccgcccagactagcggtaccatcgcttgacactaggtggtaccattgcccagtttgatggtactaccgcttgacatagtctcagagactatgtcttggagactgagcccctgGTGATGGCACCATCGGTCCTTGACCCAACATTTGGGTTactaaatgagcctttctcttggcccaaaatagcttcACTTTAGGCCTAgtaggcccataattgagttggcttgattacattctaaacaaactcaattagacctaatctaacttgatctagacaaattattacatagCACAAATTATATGTTGTCTGGTATGACATTGGTTCTTCTGGTGCTTCATTCGATCCTTCAACatattgtcctctccttcggtgcgtTGCCCAATCATattgtcttctcacaacatccgatctccttagcgcaatgtccgatcttcttggcacgATGCCCGAATtgatggaccgaagccttctaccaacacgtcgactgatcctttggcctgacatccaatctctaaatatgttcaactctggcccaaTATTCGATTCTTCCTATTTCAATCAATTTATCTCTTCTTGATCGAAACTAATctcgtgtcactcaaaatgtagattaaatcataaatgctatcaattggtttcatcatcaaaattcgagattcaacaaaggtctCCCATTCTAaaagcattgtaagatttgggaagaaaggaaagttcagcccaagatttattggaccttttgaggtccttgagagAATTGATTCTATCGCTTATAAGATTgcattgccaccatcattgtatcatatccatgatatatttcatgttccaatgcttagaaagtatatacttgatccctctcatatcattaagtatgagccgattatGATTGATAAAAACTTGTCTCATATGGAGGAGCCTACTCACCTTTTCTAGAGAGGAATCgagtcatccctctagttaaagtggttTGGAGGTATCATTCTAGGGAGGAAACAACCTggaagctagaggaagaaatgaagaaagcttattctCACCTTTTCATCGaaggaggtatgataaatttagaggactaaacttTTCTTTTAGGAGAAGAGAGTATAACATctctcatttttgaaaattttgtaaaggcttgtttgtaatgtaaggacctatttgtaaatatgaggattatttaatattttttttatattaaataatttaatattaaaaatttatggctagagacctaaatgtgaatcttagaaaattgatatgatttatcgaagattcacattaagttaaaaaaaaataaaggacatatgtgttaggatcgagagcactaagagggggggggggggggggggggtgaattagtgcagcggatatttttcagcgattaaaaaacgaaagctgcgttcgttcgataaagactattttgatgcaaaagccgattctaagattacttatgattaagtgcagtttacgtttaaacacagttagcgtctaaacgcagtttgcgtctaaatgcagattgcgtctaaactcagattgcgtctaagcgcagtttgcgtcttagcgcagattgcgtctaagcgcagattgcgtctaaacgcagattgcgtctaagcgcagattgcgtctaaacacagtttgcgtctaggagcagtttaagcagaagtataaagacaatgtgctgctgttgtacagctcaaaaagtaatctgcaaaaaacagatttacgtctaaacgcatatttacgtctagacgcagatttacgtctaaacgcaaatttacgtcttaaacgcagatttacgtctgaactttgaaactcgtttgtatactcgcagaaggcagtatgcagttgaaatcaagacgtaaacgtgaactgagatctgatgattgtgcgaggaaagccgatttacgtctaaatgcagttttacgtctaaatgttgaaactcgttcgtaaaattgtagaggacagtttgcagttatcaataggatcaaaatgtaagtgtaaactgtaaagaaactcgttcgtaaaagcacggaagacagttctgcagaatcaaacgtaaacgtaaactgtaatgtacgaaaatacgaatttacgtctgaatgcagattcggaagaacagcacttagaacttgttcgtgaaagcgcagagagcagtagtaatgaaggaggtttgcagtaatgataaagtgctcaaaaataaacgcaaaccagagatttagagtggttcggtcagccttgacctactccacttttggcttcctccaccgacgaggtcgccgacgtcaacta is from Musa acuminata AAA Group cultivar baxijiao chromosome BXJ3-8, Cavendish_Baxijiao_AAA, whole genome shotgun sequence and encodes:
- the LOC103994944 gene encoding uncharacterized serine-rich protein C215.13-like; this translates as MDSTNSGSMQSSSSGDNDECDSRGESISSFLNLPPLHPRLQPAATATTLQHDHPSSSSIFDPLSPYLASFPLPPPEFDSTWPAGIPPSSMSSYSTCTTTDGIRSSASASPSSLQPPPVLQADRSAAAPRGSKKRSRASRRAPTTVLTTDTSNFRAMVQQFTGFPTPPFAASPFPRPRLDLLNLGAAVPSYLLRPSAQKFPSSSIPPMSSSSASTLLFDHAIASIARSTLANINVPINTSATSSSSSATPSSTSRRELPVFDDFISQQLLQSQTTPEYGSLSFASSVARAQGPSGYAMGGLGSLMATEGLKVSGGTNVSSWVDELGQENAEDDRSKGIMRNYGDQR